Proteins from one Anastrepha obliqua isolate idAnaObli1 chromosome 2, idAnaObli1_1.0, whole genome shotgun sequence genomic window:
- the LOC129238302 gene encoding nuclear pore complex protein Nup160 homolog, translating into MAVLPHRNKATNMARSLLQKLIYDYELENSTSVRKYIANKLLSLNAFIPQWLYNDYKLANCPELFYLFVKHNPLIEAADLLHALLEARSEYSVSDIEYKQELTDLEDVIQTYIDTTQRTANKISK; encoded by the exons atggctg ttTTGCCTCATCGCAATAAAGCAACCAATATGGCCCGGTCACTGTTACAAAAACTCATTTATGATTATGAGTTAGAAAATTCTACTAGCGTACGTAAATATATAGCAAACAAGCTGCTAAGTCTCAACGCTTTTATACCGCAATGGCTATATAATGACTACAAG TTGGCGAATTGTCCAGAGCTATTTTATTTGTTCGTCAAACATAATCCCTTAATTGAAGCTGCCGATTTACTACATGCACTGTTGGAAGCTAGAAGCGAATACTCAGTTTCAGATATCGAGTATAAGCAG gAGCTCACAGATTTAGAGGACGTCATACAGACCTATATCGATACCACCCAGCGCACAGCaaataaaatatccaaataa